The Methanobacterium sp. BAmetb5 genome includes a region encoding these proteins:
- a CDS encoding multiprotein bridging factor aMBF1: MRCEICGKKVIGKPIRTKIDNSIMLTCNDCSKFGKVQREPPQPQRPGRAPAGRRRSYRSQEPTQEVVEDFHKLIREAREKKGWSREELGEKIYEKVSVINRLESGKMVPDLKLARKMEKILKITLLEKTDQAQMDDLNAAHMRKATIGDIARIKKG; this comes from the coding sequence ATGAGATGTGAAATATGCGGAAAAAAGGTTATTGGAAAACCAATTCGAACGAAAATTGATAATTCCATAATGTTAACCTGTAACGATTGCTCAAAATTTGGTAAAGTACAGAGAGAACCCCCCCAACCCCAGCGACCGGGTAGGGCTCCAGCAGGTCGGCGACGATCGTATCGTTCTCAGGAACCAACCCAGGAGGTAGTTGAGGATTTCCACAAGCTAATACGGGAAGCCCGGGAGAAAAAGGGCTGGTCCAGGGAAGAGCTGGGTGAAAAGATATACGAAAAGGTTTCAGTGATTAACCGTTTAGAATCAGGGAAAATGGTACCTGACCTGAAGCTGGCCCGAAAAATGGAAAAAATTCTAAAAATAACTCTCCTGGAAAAAACAGATCAAGCTCAGATGGATGACTTGAATGCAGCCCACATGCGCAAAGCTACCATTGGTGACATTGCCCGGATAAAGAAAGGATAA
- a CDS encoding Mur ligase family protein, whose protein sequence is MRELTTAYLARQCHGKLIGADQPITGIFNILKDAKNGDAVIRHWIDENGVKIASSKGASCVITQDARNNAQDIAQKLNIPLILTEKIELANAFAISWALKTFTPNSVRIVVTGTNGKSTTTHMIYTILQEAGYITHTNTDSESEFNTLIDPMVAKQIAEFGDMEAVALEVSEVQGWEDRNMKDHARLMTRAIQPQIVVLTNVALDHIGLVNTIEEASKEISGVLDGFRGDFVVLNHDDLVIRDMQKLVPPDSQVIFYGSHTDVEYQEPGIFYQDTLLIPTEDLPFKSPHFIQNTLAAVSTALALNINPNIIKKAVKSYQPLKRRFSILKTEPLIIDDFAHNPDGIRATINSAAQLTSGKLHLVCAIRGSRGTSLNQLNAQAVADTIKGIDYNLILTSSQDVVDEANWVKPREKKLFIEVLHKEGINYLHCETLSESLEKALKSTKKEDTILLIGAQGMDPAAGILKDMINQ, encoded by the coding sequence ATGAGAGAACTTACCACTGCTTATCTGGCGAGACAGTGCCATGGTAAGTTAATCGGGGCAGATCAACCAATAACTGGCATTTTTAACATTCTTAAAGATGCTAAAAATGGAGATGCAGTCATAAGACACTGGATTGATGAAAATGGGGTGAAAATAGCTTCAAGTAAGGGTGCTTCCTGTGTTATAACCCAGGATGCCCGGAATAATGCCCAGGATATAGCTCAAAAACTTAATATTCCCCTTATTTTAACTGAAAAAATTGAACTGGCCAATGCATTTGCCATTAGCTGGGCTCTGAAAACATTCACCCCCAATTCAGTGAGGATAGTGGTCACCGGCACCAATGGGAAATCCACTACTACCCATATGATCTACACCATTCTCCAGGAAGCTGGTTACATCACCCATACCAATACTGATTCTGAATCTGAGTTTAACACCCTGATCGATCCCATGGTTGCCAAGCAGATTGCCGAGTTTGGAGATATGGAGGCCGTTGCCCTGGAGGTTTCCGAAGTCCAGGGATGGGAAGATAGGAACATGAAAGATCATGCTCGTCTCATGACCCGTGCTATCCAGCCCCAAATAGTAGTTCTAACCAACGTGGCACTGGACCATATTGGTCTGGTGAATACTATTGAGGAAGCATCAAAAGAAATTTCAGGAGTACTGGATGGTTTTAGAGGGGATTTTGTAGTTTTAAACCATGATGACTTGGTAATACGGGACATGCAGAAACTGGTACCACCTGATTCACAGGTAATATTCTATGGCTCCCACACTGATGTTGAATACCAGGAGCCGGGAATTTTCTACCAGGACACCCTGCTAATTCCCACCGAAGATCTTCCATTTAAAAGCCCCCATTTCATTCAAAATACCCTGGCAGCAGTTAGTACCGCATTAGCCCTAAATATTAATCCAAATATTATTAAAAAAGCTGTTAAATCATACCAACCATTAAAACGTAGATTTAGTATTTTAAAAACTGAACCCCTTATTATTGATGATTTTGCTCACAATCCCGATGGTATAAGGGCTACTATTAATAGTGCCGCCCAGTTGACATCGGGAAAACTTCACCTGGTCTGTGCTATCAGAGGTTCCCGTGGAACCTCCCTTAACCAATTAAATGCCCAAGCTGTTGCCGACACCATAAAAGGGATCGATTACAACTTAATATTAACCAGCAGCCAAGATGTGGTGGATGAGGCCAACTGGGTAAAACCCCGGGAGAAAAAGTTATTTATAGAGGTGCTGCACAAGGAAGGAATTAATTACCTCCACTGTGAAACTCTCAGTGAATCGTTAGAAAAAGCTTTAAAATCTACAAAAAAAGAGGATACTATTCTTCTTATTGGGGCTCAGGGAATGGACCCTGCAGCCGGTATTTTGAAAGATATGATAAATCAATAA
- a CDS encoding UPF0146 family protein, whose translation MWSDFTEYIIEHYSQSSGIAEVAVGHFLQVGCDLKKRLEVDIIMTDIKPYHDSVILDDIRQPDLKIYKDAELIYSIRPPEELHPYLEQLSDKLGADLIIKPLSTDSIHTRGKMNLINYKKAVFYKKSK comes from the coding sequence ATGTGGAGTGACTTTACTGAATATATTATCGAACATTATTCCCAATCTTCCGGCATTGCGGAAGTGGCAGTGGGACACTTTCTACAGGTGGGATGTGACCTGAAAAAACGTCTTGAGGTGGATATCATCATGACTGATATTAAACCTTACCATGATTCCGTAATCCTAGATGATATTAGACAACCTGACTTAAAAATATATAAGGATGCTGAACTTATTTATTCCATAAGACCCCCGGAAGAGTTACATCCTTACTTGGAGCAACTCTCCGATAAATTAGGGGCTGATTTAATTATAAAACCCCTTTCAACTGATTCTATTCATACTCGGGGAAAGATGAATTTAATTAACTACAAAAAAGCAGTTTTTTATAAAAAATCAAAGTAA
- a CDS encoding zinc-ribbon domain-containing protein, protein MFCPKCGTKNQENAQYCQDCGKILNRTENQSFNYYEAKKPSIFIVILGYFLGILGGFFGILIGLYLLSKDNHNSKFHGRNIVIIAVISMILGLILTLL, encoded by the coding sequence ATGTTCTGTCCAAAATGTGGAACAAAAAACCAAGAAAATGCCCAGTATTGTCAAGATTGCGGTAAAATATTAAATAGAACTGAAAACCAATCATTTAATTATTATGAAGCCAAAAAACCTTCTATTTTTATTGTAATTTTGGGATATTTTTTAGGTATTTTAGGTGGATTTTTTGGGATTTTAATTGGTTTGTACTTATTATCTAAAGATAACCACAACTCAAAGTTTCACGGTCGGAACATAGTGATCATAGCGGTTATAAGCATGATTTTAGGACTTATATTGACTCTGCTATGA
- a CDS encoding DUF356 domain-containing protein — MSLILIRAENQAKLLNSLADIERHAGLKINGSPRIIKNKLADEYAKSIMKDKLRSKSKIAVLVSVKEDATLSILRIRKIHPPAHVVVISEEYDQWEAVRKIFNTLPSLKGYYSSKKKSTTPQ; from the coding sequence ATGAGTCTAATACTGATCCGGGCAGAGAATCAGGCGAAACTCCTCAACAGTCTGGCGGACATTGAAAGACATGCCGGACTTAAAATTAACGGATCCCCCCGGATAATCAAGAATAAACTTGCGGATGAATATGCAAAAAGTATAATGAAGGATAAATTAAGGTCTAAATCTAAAATAGCAGTTTTAGTATCGGTGAAAGAGGATGCAACACTTAGCATCCTCCGCATAAGGAAGATACACCCTCCGGCACATGTGGTGGTCATAAGTGAGGAGTATGACCAGTGGGAAGCCGTGCGAAAAATATTCAACACCCTTCCCTCACTTAAAGGGTATTATTCTTCCAAGAAAAAAAGCACCACTCCCCAATAA
- the rimI gene encoding ribosomal protein S18-alanine N-acetyltransferase, translating into MLIREFKRPDLKRVLEIESSSFDDPYPANVLVDLYNLGAGFLVAQQDNIIVGYIIFWIRFEDEGHIISIAVDPHHHRKKIGSSLVETTLEIFKKYNVNKIQLEVRKGNRKARKFYQRLGFEEKTLVIDYYEDGEDAMIMEKMLENLENSI; encoded by the coding sequence ATGTTGATAAGAGAATTCAAACGTCCAGATCTTAAGAGAGTCCTGGAGATTGAATCATCATCATTTGATGATCCCTACCCCGCCAATGTACTGGTGGATCTATATAACTTAGGGGCAGGTTTTCTGGTAGCCCAGCAAGATAATATCATTGTGGGGTATATTATATTTTGGATCAGATTTGAAGATGAGGGTCATATCATTTCCATTGCCGTGGACCCCCACCATCATCGAAAGAAGATTGGTTCCAGTCTAGTGGAAACAACCCTGGAAATTTTCAAAAAATATAACGTGAACAAAATACAGTTGGAAGTAAGGAAAGGAAATCGAAAAGCCCGTAAATTTTATCAGAGGTTAGGTTTTGAGGAGAAAACATTGGTAATTGATTATTATGAAGATGGGGAAGATGCCATGATAATGGAGAAAATGCTGGAAAACCTTGAAAATTCCATATAA
- a CDS encoding proteasome-activating nucleotidase, with translation MEKTSQNILKKIEDLKKEIKILKEDNAKTKRNLMWKVRKLEKDKLLVENEKMRLDREVKSLRGEIERFRSPPLVIATVTEVLDEGKVVVKSSTGPHFVIGYSRFLDEKSLEPGARVALNQQTFSIVSVLPSEKDPLVTGMEVEEKPDVSYVQIGGLEEQIVEIKETVELPLKKPELFKEIGIEPPKGVLLYGPPGTGKTLLAKAVAHETNATFIKIVASEFVKKYIGEGARLVRGVFELAKEKAPSIIFIDEIDAIAAKRLKSSTSGDREVQRTLMQLLAEMDGFEGRGDVGIVAATNRPDILDPALLRPGRFDRFIEVPIPNEDGRREILKIHTKKMNLEEDVDIDLVSNLSEGASGADLKAICTEAGMFAIREERPIVVMNDFLDAVDKIIGMERDEEIRKETGVMYG, from the coding sequence ATGGAAAAAACATCACAAAACATCTTAAAAAAGATTGAAGACCTTAAAAAAGAGATAAAAATCCTGAAAGAGGATAATGCTAAGACTAAAAGAAATCTAATGTGGAAGGTCCGGAAACTGGAAAAAGACAAGCTTCTGGTTGAAAACGAGAAGATGCGACTGGACCGTGAAGTGAAATCCCTGCGTGGAGAAATTGAAAGGTTCCGTTCACCACCCCTGGTAATTGCCACTGTAACCGAAGTATTAGATGAGGGGAAAGTAGTGGTAAAAAGCAGTACTGGACCCCACTTTGTAATTGGCTATTCTCGTTTCTTAGATGAAAAGTCACTGGAACCTGGAGCTAGAGTAGCCCTAAACCAGCAGACATTCAGTATTGTCAGTGTTTTACCATCTGAAAAAGACCCACTCGTAACTGGTATGGAAGTTGAAGAAAAACCAGATGTAAGTTATGTACAAATCGGCGGACTCGAAGAACAGATCGTGGAGATCAAAGAGACCGTTGAATTACCGCTTAAAAAACCAGAACTGTTTAAGGAGATTGGAATAGAACCACCAAAAGGTGTGCTTTTATACGGTCCTCCCGGTACTGGTAAAACTTTACTGGCTAAAGCCGTGGCCCACGAAACCAATGCCACCTTCATCAAAATTGTGGCCTCTGAATTCGTGAAAAAATACATTGGGGAAGGAGCCCGCCTGGTGCGCGGTGTCTTTGAACTGGCCAAGGAAAAAGCCCCCAGCATAATATTCATTGATGAAATAGATGCCATTGCAGCTAAGAGACTTAAGAGCTCCACCAGTGGAGACCGTGAGGTTCAAAGAACACTCATGCAGCTTTTAGCAGAGATGGATGGATTTGAAGGAAGGGGAGATGTGGGTATAGTGGCCGCCACCAACCGGCCGGACATACTGGACCCTGCACTGCTCAGACCCGGACGATTTGACCGTTTCATAGAAGTTCCTATACCTAACGAGGATGGTAGGAGAGAAATACTCAAGATCCATACCAAGAAGATGAATTTAGAGGAAGATGTGGATATAGACCTCGTCTCCAACCTCAGTGAAGGTGCATCCGGAGCTGATCTTAAAGCAATCTGTACCGAAGCAGGTATGTTTGCCATTAGGGAAGAAAGACCAATCGTGGTTATGAACGACTTCCTGGATGCTGTGGACAAGATCATAGGCATGGAACGCGACGAAGAAATACGAAAAGAAACCGGAGTTATGTACGGATAA
- a CDS encoding calcium-transporting P-type ATPase, PMR1-type — protein MKWKKLSADETLKTLNSSINGLSSSEAQKRLSEHGKNELVEEKKAGPLRIFLEQFKEILILILIIAAIAAYYVGDTIDAVVILVVVVINAVVGFIQEYRAEKAMEKLKGLISTEAVVLRDGQEQKVPAGELTLGDIVLLEEGDNVPADLRIIESYDLLIDESAMTGESLPVEKHAQPIMADDHGTENMAFMETDVASGRGKGIVVEIGMDTEIGKIAEMIQEEEEQTPLQQKIGTLGKNLGLLAVIVCSVVFVLEYLQGVPLVDTFMTAVSLAVAAVPEGLPAILTLTLALGMQRMAKSNAIVRKLLAVETLGSCNVICTDKTGTLTLNQMTVRDARVKDPEMVYTIAALCNNATQSEGKLLGDPTDASLLVYADENGYNRKELEEKNPRLLEIPLDSTRKRMTTVNQIGNDRYVLIKGAPEVLLQKCSQIEGDDGVCSLKVEDRENTMKDLQEMTGNALRVLGFAYRKLGPEEDLEDKESLETDLIFAGLVGMMDPPREEAKQAIAQAKKAGIKVVMITGDHKDTAVAIAREIEITDDEEIVALTGSDLDQLSDQEFENMVDDVRVYARVFPEQKVRIVETLKKKGNVASMTGDGVNDAPALKKAAIGVAMGSGTDVAKESADMLLQDDNFATIVQAVREGRTIFDNIRRFVRFQLSTNIGAILTITSSSIMGLPVPFNPIQVLWINIIMDGPPAQSLGVEPPEKGVMERPPLKEEIIPRKNLIKIVTAGVVMTVGTLALYSYMLSTGTELNRAMTMAFTVFVMYQIFNVFNCRSDGGFSNKVLFIAVGASLLLQIAVIYLPFLQGIFRTTALGLFDWVVILLIATTIFVSDWVVNKVLK, from the coding sequence ATGAAATGGAAAAAATTAAGTGCAGATGAAACATTAAAAACCTTAAATTCAAGTATCAATGGTTTAAGTAGTTCTGAAGCCCAGAAAAGACTATCAGAACATGGTAAAAACGAGCTGGTTGAGGAAAAGAAGGCAGGACCTCTGAGGATTTTCCTGGAACAGTTCAAGGAGATACTCATCCTGATCCTGATTATCGCGGCCATTGCTGCGTACTATGTTGGAGATACCATTGATGCTGTGGTTATCCTGGTAGTGGTAGTGATAAATGCAGTTGTTGGATTTATCCAGGAGTACCGTGCTGAAAAAGCAATGGAAAAACTTAAAGGACTTATTTCCACGGAAGCAGTAGTTTTGAGAGATGGTCAGGAACAGAAAGTGCCTGCGGGGGAACTAACTCTGGGGGATATAGTACTCCTGGAGGAAGGGGACAATGTCCCGGCGGATCTTAGAATAATAGAAAGCTACGACCTGTTGATAGATGAGTCTGCCATGACTGGAGAGTCTTTACCAGTTGAAAAACATGCTCAACCTATAATGGCTGATGATCACGGCACGGAGAACATGGCCTTTATGGAAACTGATGTTGCTTCTGGCCGTGGAAAGGGAATAGTTGTAGAAATTGGTATGGACACCGAGATCGGTAAAATAGCGGAGATGATCCAGGAAGAAGAGGAACAAACACCTTTACAGCAAAAAATCGGCACTCTGGGTAAAAATCTGGGTCTACTGGCGGTTATAGTGTGTTCCGTAGTATTCGTACTGGAGTACCTGCAGGGAGTACCACTGGTGGATACCTTTATGACTGCGGTTTCCCTGGCAGTGGCTGCGGTTCCTGAGGGACTCCCGGCAATTTTAACCCTTACTTTGGCACTGGGAATGCAGAGAATGGCCAAAAGCAATGCTATTGTTCGAAAACTCCTGGCAGTGGAAACTCTGGGGTCCTGTAATGTGATATGTACTGATAAAACCGGAACTCTAACCCTGAACCAGATGACTGTGAGAGATGCTCGGGTGAAAGACCCAGAAATGGTTTACACCATAGCTGCACTTTGTAACAACGCCACCCAGTCTGAAGGTAAATTATTGGGTGATCCCACCGATGCTTCGTTACTGGTGTATGCCGATGAAAACGGATACAACCGTAAAGAACTGGAGGAAAAAAATCCCCGACTACTGGAGATACCACTGGACAGTACCCGGAAGAGGATGACCACGGTCAACCAGATAGGGAACGATAGATATGTCCTTATAAAAGGGGCCCCTGAGGTCTTACTGCAAAAATGTTCTCAGATAGAGGGTGATGATGGAGTCTGCTCCCTTAAAGTTGAAGACAGGGAAAATACAATGAAGGACCTCCAGGAAATGACTGGAAATGCACTGCGAGTTCTGGGATTCGCCTACCGTAAGCTGGGTCCAGAAGAGGATTTGGAGGATAAAGAATCACTGGAAACGGACCTTATCTTCGCTGGTTTGGTGGGAATGATGGACCCACCACGGGAAGAAGCTAAACAGGCCATTGCCCAGGCTAAAAAGGCTGGTATAAAGGTGGTGATGATCACCGGGGACCACAAGGATACTGCAGTGGCCATTGCCCGGGAGATTGAAATTACCGATGATGAGGAGATAGTGGCCCTCACTGGTTCGGACCTGGACCAGCTCAGTGACCAGGAATTTGAAAACATGGTGGACGATGTCCGGGTGTACGCCAGGGTATTCCCGGAACAGAAGGTTAGAATTGTGGAAACCCTCAAGAAGAAGGGAAATGTTGCATCCATGACTGGTGATGGAGTTAACGACGCCCCTGCCCTTAAAAAGGCTGCTATTGGGGTGGCAATGGGTAGTGGTACCGATGTGGCCAAGGAATCCGCGGACATGCTACTTCAGGATGACAACTTCGCCACAATAGTCCAGGCCGTGCGCGAGGGGCGAACCATATTTGATAACATTCGCCGTTTTGTCCGGTTCCAGCTCTCCACCAACATCGGGGCAATATTAACCATTACCTCTTCATCTATAATGGGATTACCAGTTCCTTTCAACCCTATCCAGGTTTTATGGATAAATATCATAATGGACGGACCACCAGCCCAGTCATTAGGTGTTGAACCACCAGAAAAGGGAGTTATGGAAAGACCTCCCCTCAAGGAGGAGATCATCCCCCGCAAAAACCTGATAAAAATAGTTACAGCTGGAGTGGTGATGACTGTAGGAACACTGGCCCTTTACTCCTACATGTTATCCACTGGCACAGAATTAAACAGGGCCATGACCATGGCCTTCACGGTTTTCGTAATGTATCAAATATTTAACGTGTTTAACTGCCGTTCTGATGGTGGATTTTCCAATAAAGTCCTCTTTATAGCCGTGGGAGCTTCGTTACTCCTTCAAATAGCAGTTATATACTTGCCATTCCTCCAGGGAATCTTCCGTACCACTGCTCTGGGCCTATTTGATTGGGTGGTGATCCTGCTGATTGCCACCACCATATTTGTCAGTGACTGGGTGGTTAATAAGGTCCTTAAATAA
- a CDS encoding zinc ribbon domain-containing protein, which translates to MVFCTNCGNENEDIAVFCSNCGQKLQKISDDQNETLASQSQSEPQVSHGDNELLQEMINVTWKSGLNNKKTLYFTDKNLYIAEGSFLTGGMGFAFGGIIGHYVEKKSLSDREKAARTMNFKEMAARNSDVITIPYNEIINVIMGKKRMLLAPSIKIETTSADYTFTVMDYNKYKQFQHSIPLILGDIVTVE; encoded by the coding sequence ATGGTATTTTGCACCAATTGTGGTAATGAAAATGAGGATATTGCAGTTTTCTGTTCTAACTGTGGTCAGAAATTGCAAAAAATATCCGATGATCAAAACGAAACTCTTGCATCTCAAAGTCAAAGCGAACCACAAGTTTCTCATGGTGATAACGAATTACTTCAGGAAATGATTAACGTTACATGGAAATCTGGTCTTAACAATAAAAAAACGCTTTACTTCACTGATAAAAACCTCTACATTGCAGAAGGATCTTTTTTAACCGGTGGAATGGGATTTGCATTCGGAGGAATAATAGGGCATTATGTGGAAAAAAAGAGCCTTTCTGACAGGGAAAAAGCAGCTCGTACTATGAACTTCAAGGAAATGGCAGCTAGAAATTCAGATGTAATTACCATACCTTATAATGAAATAATTAACGTGATAATGGGGAAAAAAAGAATGCTGTTAGCCCCTTCAATAAAAATTGAGACTACCTCCGCTGATTACACTTTTACAGTAATGGATTACAACAAATACAAACAATTCCAACATAGTATACCCCTGATTCTAGGTGATATAGTGACTGTTGAATGA
- the cobK gene encoding precorrin-6A reductase codes for MMNLLVMAGTSDARRIIQDLSTVDEIHVLATATTSHGVELARNSGADKVLNGRFNAEELMEILMDNDIELLLDATHPFASAATQNAINASDSLGVPYLRFERPCTELPGSDLIHPVNSFEDAVEIIREIMGVTGISKGNDFSDSENLPGGRILHLAGVNTLHYLTEVLNPNLVVARVLPMVYSIEKSLELGLPHRNIVAMEGTFSSRFNGILMEEFQIKVVLTKESGQSGGTMSKIQAALDQDVPVVVVMRPEIEELKGKLVFGEVDLLVDEVISRCGSELKS; via the coding sequence ATGATGAATTTACTGGTAATGGCCGGGACCAGTGATGCCCGCCGTATCATCCAAGATCTTTCTACGGTAGATGAGATTCATGTTCTGGCCACGGCCACCACATCCCATGGAGTGGAACTGGCTAGAAATTCTGGTGCAGACAAAGTACTAAATGGTCGTTTTAATGCAGAAGAGTTGATGGAGATACTGATGGACAATGATATTGAACTTCTCCTTGACGCCACCCATCCCTTTGCCTCAGCAGCCACCCAAAATGCCATAAATGCTTCTGATAGTTTGGGTGTTCCCTACCTTCGTTTTGAAAGACCCTGTACCGAGCTTCCAGGTAGTGATTTAATCCATCCTGTTAACTCCTTTGAAGATGCTGTGGAGATTATCAGGGAAATAATGGGAGTTACAGGAATATCAAAAGGAAATGATTTTTCGGATTCTGAGAATCTTCCGGGGGGTAGAATTTTACACCTGGCCGGGGTGAATACACTCCATTATCTTACCGAGGTCCTGAACCCTAATTTAGTAGTGGCCCGGGTTCTACCCATGGTTTATTCCATTGAAAAATCTCTGGAACTGGGCTTACCCCACCGGAACATTGTGGCCATGGAGGGAACCTTCTCTTCCCGCTTCAATGGTATTCTCATGGAGGAATTCCAGATAAAGGTGGTTTTGACCAAGGAAAGTGGTCAGAGCGGGGGTACCATGTCCAAGATCCAGGCCGCACTTGATCAGGATGTGCCAGTAGTGGTAGTTATGCGCCCGGAAATAGAAGAGTTAAAGGGTAAGCTGGTGTTTGGTGAGGTGGATCTCCTGGTTGATGAGGTCATTTCCAGATGTGGAAGTGAGCTTAAGTCATAA
- a CDS encoding Mur ligase family protein, with product MSTDMDKHSSQMEKIPSTEMETYGVIGICGVVGNLVARVLMDHGQKVMGTDIHSAKNCPFLYTLKDYNSQIYLNEHPEIFFNSSTYIIPPPSLPKTSNLFQKIKDSPAQLLDVEKLLQQIPPHKPVICVTGTNGKTTTTTLLKHFCYSAGLKPTEHGFRTLQGNIDYIPPLQCRLKGDISVVETGTEGNTGDLKFILDRCYPSCGVITNINPDHLNNGHDFRHYSLIKGELLEKLRGETVVVNGDDPAIWGLISHINYQGKVITFGVDHEVQGESKKDCWCGEEITLKETLSGVGYYHCQCGLKRPSPDYLATAIQGNSFILQTSQEKIKMEMGITGLHNVYNALGAIAVAHEILKMPLEEIKKYLPTFKGVPGRLEYIHQDENRDLIVDYGHNPSGVETVLRELNKTYEKIAVVITISSESGKSGDNEIMERTLANADFIIPASYYSRLAAENYISSGKIILTTEEPEKFREGTLGATEEQVVRGLEKGLECDADALVCIGEAAVKYKEKIKIFIDSHKDLDLQK from the coding sequence ATGAGTACAGATATGGACAAACATTCATCCCAGATGGAGAAGATTCCCTCCACTGAAATGGAAACCTATGGAGTTATTGGTATCTGCGGAGTTGTGGGAAACCTGGTTGCCCGGGTCCTGATGGACCACGGCCAAAAGGTGATGGGCACTGACATCCACAGCGCGAAAAACTGCCCTTTCCTTTACACTTTAAAGGATTATAACTCGCAAATTTACCTTAATGAGCATCCTGAAATATTTTTCAATTCATCGACTTATATAATCCCCCCACCCAGCCTCCCGAAAACTTCTAACCTGTTCCAGAAGATAAAAGACAGTCCAGCGCAACTTCTGGATGTGGAAAAACTTCTGCAACAGATCCCTCCCCATAAACCAGTTATCTGTGTCACCGGGACCAATGGGAAAACAACCACCACCACTTTACTGAAGCATTTTTGTTACAGTGCCGGACTCAAACCCACGGAACATGGATTTAGAACTCTTCAGGGAAATATAGATTACATTCCCCCCTTACAGTGCCGGTTGAAGGGAGATATTTCCGTGGTAGAAACTGGTACCGAAGGAAACACCGGAGACTTGAAGTTCATATTAGATCGTTGCTACCCCTCTTGTGGAGTGATAACCAACATTAACCCCGACCACTTGAATAACGGTCATGATTTCAGGCACTACAGTCTGATCAAAGGGGAACTCCTGGAAAAGCTCCGTGGTGAAACAGTGGTGGTCAATGGGGATGATCCTGCCATATGGGGATTAATATCCCATATTAACTACCAGGGAAAGGTGATCACCTTTGGAGTTGACCATGAAGTACAAGGTGAGAGTAAAAAAGACTGCTGGTGCGGGGAAGAAATCACCCTAAAGGAAACTCTATCGGGAGTAGGTTATTATCACTGCCAGTGCGGTTTAAAACGTCCCTCACCAGATTACCTGGCCACTGCTATCCAGGGTAACAGTTTCATTCTCCAAACTTCCCAGGAAAAAATTAAAATGGAAATGGGAATCACCGGGCTGCACAATGTTTACAACGCCCTAGGAGCAATTGCCGTGGCCCATGAAATACTGAAAATGCCCCTGGAAGAAATCAAAAAATACCTCCCCACATTTAAGGGAGTTCCTGGACGTTTAGAATATATTCACCAGGATGAAAATCGGGATTTAATAGTGGATTACGGTCATAATCCTTCGGGAGTTGAAACTGTACTCCGCGAACTTAATAAAACATACGAGAAGATAGCCGTGGTTATAACCATCTCCTCAGAATCGGGTAAATCTGGAGATAATGAAATTATGGAACGAACACTGGCCAACGCGGATTTCATCATACCTGCTTCCTACTATTCACGGCTGGCCGCAGAAAATTATATTTCATCTGGCAAAATCATATTAACCACCGAGGAGCCTGAAAAATTCCGTGAAGGCACCCTTGGAGCTACAGAAGAACAGGTAGTTCGAGGACTTGAAAAGGGATTGGAATGTGATGCCGATGCCCTAGTATGTATTGGGGAAGCAGCAGTTAAATATAAAGAAAAAATTAAGATTTTCATTGATTCGCATAAAGATTTAGATCTGCAAAAATAG